One segment of Nostoc piscinale CENA21 DNA contains the following:
- a CDS encoding tetratricopeptide repeat protein: MNAEAALAWLETIIPAQTGERLSELQKVILQQVWLGRKYLDIAHAYGCTEGHVKDVGSQLWKLLSQVLRQKITKSNCRATLERVLRKTSAISGLIHDLPSLPQTVPKLEDTSFIGRQDAIAHLNTLVNQGAKIIVIQGEGGLGKTTLAQQYLQTQGFDLVLELLMAKESQNITAAERVVEEWLKQDFGEEPGIEFGVTLGRLKRQLHNRRIGILIDNLEPALDQQGKLIAPHHSYVELLRVLADVRVQSVTLITSRDRLCEPGLNVHHYRLPGLDQSTWLKFFSNRGLTINLSTLQQIHHTYGGNAKAMGILCGAMQEDFGGDMSLYWQANHDDPLAATDLKNLAVSQINRLQALDAQAYRLLCRLGCYRYQDIPTIPFPGLFCLLWDVPPTEHRQIIASLRNRSLIDCNQGEYWLHPVIRAEAIARLRTSDEWEITNHKAAEFWTASVTQIATFEDALQALEAYYHYIEINEFELAGKIILKSRNNQWQQFLPLGSTLYRMGLIQPILAAINQVINNIASEENIIELYNILGDLYWINGKINQAIACQEKTINLATQALKSLVPQLENKHQVYYLRMLEVDSLLSIGLYKIDLWELESALNLFQQVIYLAQNTAHHRWAEKASVCLALVNSYLGFYDAADELANAAYENIANEKLLKTGRFAYFLQILGQTYLNLGDLSKANQIFQQALTFAEVGHYMQVKAKTLNGLAEIYRQQADYQLALAHHTEAIELLEQIGAKCDLAEAYFQLGLTYQQLAKTDVSQRYFQQAIQLFTEIKAPKQVEKIYKSLSMQNRQGGQGR, translated from the coding sequence ATGAACGCTGAAGCAGCATTAGCATGGTTAGAGACCATCATTCCTGCTCAAACTGGGGAACGGTTGAGCGAATTGCAAAAAGTTATTCTTCAGCAGGTTTGGTTGGGTAGAAAATATTTAGATATTGCCCATGCTTACGGCTGTACTGAAGGACACGTTAAGGATGTTGGCTCACAGTTATGGAAGTTACTGTCTCAGGTGTTGCGACAGAAGATTACTAAAAGTAATTGTCGCGCTACTTTGGAACGAGTTCTGAGAAAAACTTCTGCAATATCAGGGTTGATTCATGACTTACCATCGCTACCACAAACTGTCCCCAAATTAGAAGATACTAGTTTTATTGGGCGACAAGATGCGATCGCTCATTTGAATACTCTGGTAAATCAAGGCGCGAAAATCATTGTCATCCAAGGTGAGGGAGGTTTAGGCAAAACTACTCTCGCCCAGCAATATCTACAAACCCAGGGTTTTGACTTGGTTTTAGAACTATTAATGGCGAAGGAAAGCCAAAATATCACTGCGGCGGAACGGGTGGTAGAGGAATGGTTGAAACAAGACTTTGGGGAAGAACCAGGAATAGAGTTTGGCGTAACGTTAGGAAGACTAAAGCGCCAACTACATAATCGGCGAATTGGAATTTTAATTGATAATTTAGAACCTGCATTAGATCAGCAGGGAAAGTTAATTGCGCCTCACCACAGCTATGTAGAACTGTTGCGGGTTTTGGCTGATGTGCGGGTGCAGTCTGTTACTTTGATTACTAGCCGCGATCGCTTGTGCGAACCAGGATTAAATGTCCATCATTATCGGCTTCCCGGTTTAGATCAAAGCACCTGGCTAAAGTTTTTTAGCAACCGTGGGTTAACGATTAATCTTTCTACTTTGCAACAAATACATCATACTTACGGCGGTAATGCCAAAGCAATGGGTATTCTGTGCGGTGCAATGCAGGAGGATTTTGGCGGTGATATGAGTTTATATTGGCAAGCAAATCATGATGATCCTTTAGCCGCCACCGATTTAAAAAATTTAGCCGTTAGTCAAATTAATCGTTTACAAGCCCTTGATGCTCAAGCTTATCGTTTGCTGTGCCGTTTGGGCTGTTATCGCTACCAAGATATACCCACGATTCCATTTCCAGGGCTGTTTTGTTTACTTTGGGATGTTCCTCCGACTGAACATCGTCAAATTATTGCTTCTTTAAGAAATCGCTCTTTAATAGATTGTAATCAAGGCGAATATTGGTTACACCCGGTAATTCGCGCCGAAGCGATCGCCCGGTTACGCACTAGTGATGAATGGGAAATTACAAATCACAAAGCCGCCGAATTTTGGACAGCTAGTGTTACACAAATCGCTACATTTGAAGATGCTTTACAAGCTTTAGAGGCATACTATCATTACATCGAAATTAATGAATTTGAGTTAGCTGGTAAAATTATTCTCAAAAGTCGCAATAATCAGTGGCAACAGTTTTTACCTCTGGGTAGTACGTTATATCGAATGGGACTAATTCAGCCTATTTTGGCGGCAATTAATCAAGTAATTAACAATATTGCATCAGAAGAAAATATTATTGAATTATATAATATTTTGGGCGATTTATATTGGATAAACGGGAAAATTAATCAAGCGATCGCCTGTCAAGAAAAAACTATCAATTTAGCCACACAAGCACTAAAATCACTTGTACCGCAGTTAGAAAATAAACATCAAGTGTACTATCTGCGAATGTTAGAAGTCGATTCACTGTTAAGTATTGGTCTTTACAAAATAGACTTGTGGGAACTAGAATCAGCCCTCAATTTATTTCAACAAGTAATTTACCTGGCTCAAAATACCGCACATCATCGCTGGGCAGAAAAAGCCTCTGTATGTTTAGCATTAGTTAATTCCTATTTAGGATTTTATGATGCGGCTGATGAATTAGCCAATGCAGCTTATGAAAATATTGCAAACGAGAAATTACTCAAGACGGGAAGATTTGCTTATTTCCTCCAAATTTTAGGTCAAACATATCTCAATTTAGGTGATTTATCTAAAGCAAACCAAATTTTTCAGCAAGCGTTGACCTTTGCCGAAGTAGGTCATTATATGCAAGTCAAAGCGAAAACATTAAATGGTTTAGCAGAAATTTATCGCCAACAAGCAGATTATCAATTAGCCCTTGCTCATCACACAGAAGCTATCGAACTTTTAGAGCAAATAGGCGCTAAATGTGATTTAGCAGAAGCGTATTTTCAATTAGGCTTAACTTATCAACAACTCGCCAAGACTGATGTCAGCCAAAGGTATTTTCAGCAAGCAATTCAGTTATTTACGGAAATCAAAGCACCGAAGCAAGTTGAGAAGATATATAAAAGTTTGTCTATGCAGAATAGACAAGGAGGACAAGGGAGATAG
- a CDS encoding single-stranded DNA-binding protein: protein MNSCVLMADIIQEPQLRYTADNLAVTEMLVQFSNSQRPEDPPATLKVVSWGNLATEVQQNYHQGDRVIIEGRLGMITFERRPEGFKEKRAELTVQRIHPVGKGFVTTSSIPETYSQPATSASTYTQAEVPSYDSPRPASAPATSNVSVAPPVKNPEPVYQPSNFERSYTPPTEEPDPDDIPF from the coding sequence ATGAACAGTTGCGTTTTAATGGCAGATATTATTCAAGAGCCACAATTACGCTACACAGCAGATAATCTGGCAGTTACAGAAATGCTAGTACAGTTTTCTAATTCCCAGCGCCCGGAAGATCCGCCAGCAACGTTGAAAGTGGTCAGTTGGGGAAATTTAGCGACCGAGGTGCAGCAAAATTATCATCAAGGCGATCGCGTTATTATAGAAGGCCGTTTAGGGATGATCACATTCGAGCGTCGTCCCGAAGGTTTTAAAGAAAAACGTGCCGAACTGACAGTACAACGCATTCATCCTGTAGGCAAAGGTTTCGTTACTACTTCATCAATTCCAGAAACCTACTCACAACCAGCAACTTCAGCTTCAACATATACTCAAGCTGAGGTTCCCAGTTATGATTCACCCCGTCCCGCATCTGCGCCTGCTACTAGCAATGTTAGTGTTGCGCCGCCAGTTAAAAACCCTGAACCAGTATATCAACCAAGCAATTTTGAGCGTAGCTATACGCCACCTACAGAAGAACCAGATCCAGATGATATTCCGTTCTAA
- the acsF gene encoding magnesium-protoporphyrin IX monomethyl ester (oxidative) cyclase, producing MVDSLKKPGFEEIRPGIKVPAKETLLTPRFYTTDFDEMARMDISVNEDELIAILEEFRADYNRHHFVRDAEFEQSWDHIDGETRQLFIEFLERSCTAEFSGFLLYKELGRRLKDKSPVLAECFNLMSRDEARHAGFLNKAMSDFNLSLDLGFLTKSRNYTFFKPKFIFYATYLSEKIGYWRYITIYRHLEAHPEDRIYPIFRFFENWCQDENRHGDFFDAIMRAQPQMLNDWKAKLWSRFFLLSVFVTMYLNDLQRKDFYAAIGLDARDYDIYVIKKTNETAGRVFPVMLDVENPEFYDRLDLCVKNNEKLSAIANSKTPKFFQFFQKLPLYISNGWQFLKLYLMKPIDAASAHGMAR from the coding sequence ATGGTAGATTCCCTCAAAAAACCAGGCTTTGAAGAAATACGGCCAGGGATTAAAGTCCCGGCAAAAGAAACCTTATTAACACCACGGTTTTATACTACCGATTTTGATGAGATGGCGCGGATGGACATCTCTGTAAACGAAGATGAGTTAATCGCCATCTTAGAAGAGTTCCGCGCTGATTATAACCGCCATCACTTCGTTCGGGATGCCGAGTTTGAACAATCCTGGGATCACATCGACGGGGAAACTCGCCAGTTGTTCATTGAATTTCTAGAGCGTTCTTGTACAGCAGAGTTTTCTGGCTTCTTGCTGTACAAAGAATTAGGTCGTCGCTTAAAAGATAAAAGCCCCGTCCTAGCTGAGTGTTTCAACCTGATGTCACGGGATGAAGCACGTCACGCTGGCTTTTTGAACAAAGCGATGTCAGACTTTAATTTGTCTCTTGACTTAGGGTTTTTAACCAAGAGCCGCAATTATACCTTCTTTAAACCAAAATTCATTTTCTACGCCACTTATCTTTCCGAAAAAATCGGTTATTGGCGTTATATCACCATTTACCGTCATCTGGAAGCGCATCCCGAAGACAGAATTTATCCAATTTTCCGGTTCTTTGAAAACTGGTGTCAAGACGAAAACCGTCACGGCGATTTCTTTGATGCCATTATGAGAGCGCAGCCACAAATGCTGAACGACTGGAAAGCAAAACTTTGGAGTCGCTTTTTCTTGTTGTCTGTATTTGTGACCATGTATCTTAATGATTTACAGCGCAAAGATTTTTACGCTGCTATTGGTTTGGATGCACGAGACTATGATATCTACGTCATCAAGAAAACCAATGAAACCGCAGGTAGAGTCTTCCCGGTAATGTTGGATGTGGAAAATCCAGAGTTTTACGATCGCCTAGATTTATGTGTTAAGAATAACGAAAAATTGAGCGCGATCGCTAACTCCAAAACACCTAAATTCTTCCAATTCTTCCAGAAGTTGCCATTATATATCTCCAATGGTTGGCAGTTCTTGAAGTTGTACTTAATGAAGCCAATTGATGCCGCTTCGGCTCATGGTATGGCACGCTAG